One segment of Pseudomonas pohangensis DNA contains the following:
- a CDS encoding OmpA family protein, whose product MMRNLLLIGGLGLLLLTGCSSQQGSEKALAEARSRYQQIEHDPQVLRSAPKDVVRAGETLARAETLATYWGTSADVAHFAYLSQRYSEISEQESRLLLLQEKQVKLERQLQNLQLILREDKLLTLQQRKDWAAEQLVSLDSNETDRGLVMTLGDVLFSGGSANLTPAANRTVLKLVQFLQLNPRRVIRIEGYSDSNGEEADNLELSRQRAQSVADVLIDLGVDSQRMVVDGYGENYPIADNASTRGRAQNRRVEIVFSGQDGQMPPAR is encoded by the coding sequence ATGATGCGTAATCTGCTGCTGATTGGCGGTCTTGGGCTTCTGCTGCTGACAGGTTGCAGCAGCCAGCAGGGTAGCGAGAAGGCGCTTGCGGAGGCCAGAAGCCGTTACCAGCAGATCGAGCATGATCCCCAGGTGCTGCGCAGCGCACCCAAGGACGTGGTGCGTGCCGGAGAGACGCTGGCACGCGCAGAGACGCTGGCTACCTACTGGGGCACTTCTGCCGACGTGGCCCATTTCGCCTATTTGAGTCAGCGCTATAGCGAGATTTCCGAGCAGGAAAGCCGTCTGCTACTGCTGCAGGAGAAACAGGTAAAACTGGAGAGGCAGTTGCAGAACCTGCAGCTGATCCTGCGTGAAGACAAGCTGTTGACTTTGCAACAGCGCAAGGACTGGGCAGCAGAGCAGTTGGTCAGTCTCGACAGCAACGAAACCGATCGCGGCCTGGTGATGACCCTCGGCGATGTACTGTTTTCCGGTGGCAGTGCCAACCTGACACCGGCGGCCAATCGCACCGTATTGAAACTGGTGCAATTCCTTCAGCTCAATCCGCGCCGGGTTATCCGTATTGAAGGTTACAGCGACAGTAATGGCGAAGAAGCGGATAATCTGGAATTGTCCCGTCAGCGGGCGCAGTCGGTTGCCGATGTGCTGATTGATCTGGGCGTGGATTCGCAGCGGATGGTCGTGGATGGCTATGGTGAAAACTATCCGATTGCTGACAATGCCTCCACGCGTGGCCGCGCACAGAATCGCCGGGTGGAAATTGTCTTTTCAGGTCAAGACGGGCAAATGCCGCCGGCCCGCTGA
- a CDS encoding DUF4398 domain-containing protein — MTGCANAPAPNAQLQLTEQVVAQAASVGADNQLAEMKLAQDKLALAQKNMGEQDYKRARMLAEQAELDARLAESKVLVAKSEAQLAELRSKIAGLREQLGAQQ; from the coding sequence ATGACCGGTTGCGCTAACGCACCGGCGCCAAACGCCCAGTTGCAATTGACCGAGCAAGTTGTAGCCCAGGCCGCTTCGGTGGGTGCGGACAATCAGTTGGCGGAGATGAAACTGGCACAGGACAAGCTGGCGCTGGCGCAGAAGAATATGGGTGAGCAGGATTACAAGCGTGCACGGATGCTGGCCGAACAGGCCGAGCTGGATGCGCGGCTGGCCGAGAGCAAGGTGCTGGTAGCCAAGAGTGAGGCACAACTGGCCGAGTTGCGCAGCAAGATTGCCGGGTTGCGCGAACAGCTGGGGGCTCAGCAATGA
- a CDS encoding substrate-binding periplasmic protein, with amino-acid sequence MVLRSLVFLVLMGVLAVEASAAPSCEKLIATGNPDYPPYLWRDPANTRKLIGADADLLKQIGEQIGVKIEVIYAGTQAEAEEDVRAGRADLLLATRKNLPQLEQMDYVHPAMHRTYTRVWMQKARSFPYAGWDDLLGRSGETTPATALSPEFDSFARQSLMLQPAQGLAKAFQKLLLGRIDYVLAEGYPGQLVAAQLGISEQLDASGPAVSGTQLYLALSHNSACNDVELRGQLARKMTELVDSAAPEALLKSNVQRWQAQQVPVEAILKD; translated from the coding sequence ATGGTTCTGCGTTCGCTGGTTTTCCTTGTGTTGATGGGCGTGCTGGCCGTAGAGGCGAGCGCTGCGCCCAGCTGCGAAAAACTGATAGCCACGGGTAATCCCGACTATCCCCCCTATCTGTGGCGTGATCCGGCGAATACCCGGAAGCTGATCGGCGCTGATGCTGATTTACTCAAGCAGATCGGCGAGCAGATTGGTGTAAAGATTGAAGTTATCTACGCCGGTACTCAGGCTGAGGCCGAGGAAGATGTGCGCGCCGGCCGGGCCGATCTGTTGCTGGCAACCCGCAAGAATCTGCCACAGCTTGAACAGATGGATTATGTGCATCCGGCCATGCACAGGACCTACACCCGGGTCTGGATGCAAAAGGCCCGGTCGTTTCCCTATGCTGGCTGGGATGACCTGCTGGGCCGTTCCGGCGAAACAACTCCGGCTACCGCATTGAGCCCGGAGTTCGACAGTTTTGCCCGCCAGAGCCTGATGTTGCAGCCGGCGCAGGGATTGGCCAAGGCTTTCCAGAAGCTCCTGTTGGGGCGTATCGATTATGTGCTGGCAGAGGGTTATCCGGGACAGTTGGTGGCCGCTCAGCTGGGTATCAGCGAACAGCTGGATGCAAGTGGTCCTGCAGTTTCCGGCACGCAGTTGTATCTGGCGCTCTCACACAATTCGGCCTGTAACGATGTGGAGCTGCGCGGACAACTGGCCAGAAAAATGACAGAATTGGTTGATTCCGCTGCTCCGGAAGCTTTGTTGAAGAGCAACGTGCAGCGCTGGCAGGCACAGCAGGTACCTGTCGAGGCAATTCTGAAAGATTAG
- a CDS encoding electron transfer flavoprotein subunit alpha/FixB family protein, translating to MTILVIAEHTNAALAPATLNTVAAAQKIGGDIHVLVAGAACAAAAEAASKVAGVAKVLLAENAAYAHQLPENVAPLVAELGKGCSHILAAATSNGKNILPRVAALLDVDQISEIISVESADTFKRPIYAGNAIATVQSSAAVKVITVRATGFDAVAAEGGSAAVEAVSGAADAGKSSFVGEELAKSDRPELTAAKIVVSGGRGMQNGDNFKLLYTLADKIGAAVGASRAAVDAGFVPNDMQVGQTGKIVAPQLYIAVGISGAIQHLAGMKDSKVIVAINKDEEAPIFQVADYGLVADLFDAVPELETLV from the coding sequence ATGACTATCCTGGTAATCGCTGAACACACTAATGCCGCCCTTGCGCCAGCCACCCTGAATACCGTGGCCGCTGCACAGAAGATCGGTGGTGACATTCACGTACTGGTTGCCGGTGCTGCTTGCGCTGCTGCTGCCGAAGCTGCCTCCAAGGTAGCCGGTGTAGCCAAGGTATTGCTGGCTGAGAACGCAGCTTACGCTCACCAGTTGCCGGAAAACGTTGCTCCGCTGGTCGCGGAGCTGGGCAAAGGTTGCAGCCACATTCTGGCCGCAGCCACTTCCAACGGTAAGAACATCCTGCCACGCGTTGCTGCGCTGCTGGATGTCGACCAGATTTCCGAAATCATCAGCGTAGAAAGCGCCGACACCTTCAAGCGTCCGATCTACGCCGGTAACGCCATTGCTACCGTGCAGTCCTCGGCTGCGGTCAAGGTGATCACTGTGCGTGCTACAGGCTTTGATGCCGTTGCCGCTGAAGGTGGTTCGGCTGCAGTTGAAGCTGTCAGCGGTGCCGCTGATGCCGGCAAGTCGAGCTTTGTCGGCGAAGAGCTGGCCAAGTCGGACCGGCCTGAGCTGACCGCTGCCAAGATCGTCGTTTCTGGCGGACGCGGCATGCAGAATGGCGATAACTTCAAGCTGCTCTACACCCTGGCTGACAAGATTGGTGCCGCGGTTGGCGCATCGCGTGCTGCCGTGGATGCGGGCTTTGTACCGAATGACATGCAGGTCGGTCAGACCGGCAAGATCGTTGCTCCTCAGCTGTATATCGCCGTCGGTATTTCCGGCGCGATCCAGCATCTGGCAGGGATGAAGGACTCGAAAGTCATTGTTGCGATCAACAAGGATGAAGAGGCCCCGATCTTCCAGGTTGCAGACTACGGTCTGGTCGCTGATCTGTTTGACGCAGTACCGGAGCTGGAAACGCTGGTTTAA
- a CDS encoding electron transfer flavoprotein subunit beta/FixA family protein, producing the protein MKVLVAVKRVVDYNVKVRVKADNSGVDLANVKMSMNPFCEIAVEEAVRLKEKGVATEIVVVSIGPTTAQEQLRTALALGADRAILVESAEELNSLAVAKLLKAVVDKEQPQLVVLGKQSIDSDNNQTGQMLAALSGYAQGTFASKVEVAGDKVNVTREIDGGLQTVALNLPAIVTTDLRLNEPRYASLPNIMKAKKKPLEVLTPDALGVATASTLKTLKVEAPAARSAGIKVKSVAELVEKLKNEAKVI; encoded by the coding sequence ATGAAGGTTCTTGTAGCTGTCAAACGAGTTGTTGACTACAACGTCAAGGTTCGCGTCAAGGCGGATAACTCCGGCGTTGATCTGGCCAACGTCAAGATGTCGATGAACCCATTCTGCGAAATTGCCGTAGAAGAGGCTGTTCGTCTGAAGGAAAAGGGCGTTGCCACCGAGATCGTCGTGGTCAGCATCGGCCCGACCACTGCGCAGGAGCAATTGCGTACCGCATTGGCTCTGGGCGCAGACCGCGCGATTCTGGTCGAGTCCGCCGAAGAGTTGAATTCGCTGGCCGTGGCCAAACTGCTCAAGGCAGTGGTCGACAAGGAGCAACCGCAACTGGTGGTTCTTGGCAAGCAGTCGATTGACAGCGATAACAACCAGACCGGCCAGATGCTGGCGGCATTGAGCGGTTACGCGCAGGGTACTTTTGCCTCCAAGGTGGAAGTGGCCGGCGACAAGGTCAATGTCACCCGGGAAATCGATGGTGGTCTGCAGACTGTTGCATTGAACCTGCCGGCAATCGTGACGACGGATTTGCGTCTCAACGAGCCGCGTTATGCATCGTTGCCAAACATCATGAAAGCCAAGAAGAAGCCACTGGAAGTGCTGACCCCGGACGCACTGGGTGTTGCTACTGCCTCGACTCTGAAGACCCTGAAAGTGGAAGCGCCGGCTGCTCGCAGCGCTGGCATCAAGGTCAAGTCGGTGGCTGAACTGGTCGAGAAACTCAAGAACGAGGCGAAGGTAATCTAA
- a CDS encoding electron transfer flavoprotein-ubiquinone oxidoreductase — translation MEREYMEFDVVIVGAGPSGLSAACRLKQRAAEAGKEISVCVVEKGSEVGAHILSGAVFEPRALNELFPNWKELGAPLNTAVKRDDIYLLKDKDKASKIPNFFVPKTMHNEGNYIISLGNFCRWLAQQAENLGVEIYPGFAAQEALIDDNGVVRGIITGDLGVDREGNPKEGYYTPGMELRAKYTLFAEGCRGHLGKQLIKKYNLDSEADAQHYGIGIKEIWDIDPAKHEEGLVIHTAGWPLSLTDSENTGGSFLYHIENNQVVIGLIVDLSYSNAFLSPFDEFQRYKHHPVVAQYLEGGKRVSYGARAICKGGLNSLPKMVFPGGALVGCDLGTLNFAKIKGSHTAMKSGMLAADAAADALLAGKEGGDQLTGYVDAFKSSWLYDELFRSRNFGPAIHKLGVFFGGAFNFVDQNIFGGKIPFTLHDLTPDYAHLKPAAECTRIDYPKPDGKLSFDKLSSVFLSNTNHEEEQPCHLRLTDANIPLERNLPLYDEPAQRYCPAGVYEIVVNEDGEKKFQINAQNCVHCKTCDIKDPSQNITWVAPEGTGGPNYPNM, via the coding sequence GTGGAACGCGAATACATGGAATTCGACGTTGTTATCGTTGGTGCCGGACCATCCGGCTTGTCTGCCGCATGCCGCCTGAAACAAAGGGCCGCCGAAGCTGGCAAGGAAATCAGCGTCTGCGTCGTGGAAAAAGGCTCCGAAGTCGGCGCACATATCCTCTCGGGTGCCGTTTTCGAACCTCGCGCGCTGAACGAGCTGTTCCCGAACTGGAAAGAACTCGGCGCGCCACTGAACACCGCGGTCAAGCGCGACGATATCTATTTGCTCAAGGACAAGGATAAAGCCAGCAAGATTCCAAACTTCTTTGTGCCAAAAACCATGCACAACGAAGGCAACTACATTATTTCCCTGGGAAATTTCTGCCGCTGGCTGGCTCAGCAGGCGGAAAATCTGGGTGTGGAAATCTACCCGGGCTTTGCCGCTCAGGAAGCCCTGATCGATGATAATGGCGTTGTGCGCGGCATCATCACCGGTGACCTGGGTGTGGACCGCGAGGGCAATCCCAAAGAAGGCTATTACACGCCCGGTATGGAATTGCGCGCCAAGTACACGCTGTTTGCCGAAGGCTGCCGCGGCCACCTTGGCAAGCAACTGATCAAGAAGTACAACCTGGACTCCGAAGCAGATGCCCAGCACTACGGCATTGGCATCAAGGAGATCTGGGACATCGATCCGGCCAAACACGAAGAAGGCCTGGTCATTCACACGGCCGGCTGGCCTTTGTCGCTGACCGATAGTGAAAACACCGGCGGATCTTTCCTCTACCACATTGAGAACAATCAGGTCGTGATCGGCCTGATCGTGGATCTGTCCTACAGCAACGCTTTCCTTTCGCCGTTCGACGAATTCCAGCGTTACAAGCACCACCCGGTGGTTGCCCAATACCTGGAAGGCGGCAAGCGCGTGTCCTATGGCGCACGTGCCATTTGCAAAGGCGGCCTGAACTCCCTGCCGAAGATGGTCTTCCCGGGCGGCGCTCTGGTTGGCTGTGACCTCGGCACGCTGAACTTTGCCAAGATCAAGGGCAGCCATACCGCCATGAAGTCCGGCATGCTCGCTGCCGATGCCGCTGCCGACGCGCTGCTGGCCGGCAAGGAGGGCGGTGACCAGCTGACCGGCTATGTCGATGCGTTCAAATCCAGCTGGCTCTACGACGAACTGTTCCGCAGCCGCAACTTCGGCCCGGCCATCCACAAGCTCGGCGTGTTTTTTGGTGGCGCGTTCAACTTTGTTGACCAGAACATTTTTGGCGGCAAGATTCCCTTCACCCTGCACGATCTGACCCCGGACTACGCCCACCTGAAGCCGGCAGCCGAATGCACACGCATCGACTACCCGAAGCCGGACGGCAAGCTCAGCTTCGACAAGCTGTCTTCGGTGTTCCTCTCCAACACCAACCACGAAGAAGAGCAGCCCTGTCACCTGCGCCTGACCGATGCCAATATTCCGCTGGAGCGCAATCTGCCACTCTACGACGAACCGGCCCAGCGCTATTGCCCGGCGGGCGTCTATGAAATTGTCGTCAATGAAGATGGCGAGAAAAAATTCCAGATCAATGCGCAGAACTGCGTGCACTGCAAAACCTGTGATATCAAGGACCCATCACAGAACATCACCTGGGTAGCCCCGGAAGGCACTGGCGGCCCGAACTACCCCAACATGTGA
- a CDS encoding DUF1285 domain-containing protein, with product MTDIGKVGDLLGQIPRSKEKGLPPVHLWNPECCGDIDMRIARDGTWYYMGTPIGRKPMVKLFSTIIRRDGDDYFLVTPVEKCGITVDDAPFVAVTLSVEGEGQEQLLTFTTNVDDRVVAGAEHPLRVETDPLTGEPAPYLHVRVNLEALIHRNVFYQLVDMAVTETRDGRDWLGVWSGGQFFPIGLSPE from the coding sequence ATGACTGATATAGGCAAGGTAGGCGATCTGCTGGGTCAAATTCCCAGGAGCAAGGAAAAGGGCTTGCCGCCGGTACATCTGTGGAATCCGGAGTGCTGCGGCGATATCGATATGCGGATTGCGCGTGACGGTACCTGGTATTACATGGGTACGCCGATCGGGCGAAAGCCGATGGTAAAACTGTTTTCCACCATCATCCGGCGTGATGGCGATGACTACTTTCTGGTCACTCCCGTGGAAAAGTGCGGTATTACCGTCGATGACGCACCGTTTGTTGCCGTTACGCTGTCGGTTGAAGGGGAGGGGCAGGAACAGCTGCTGACCTTCACCACCAATGTCGATGACCGGGTGGTTGCCGGGGCAGAGCACCCGCTCAGGGTCGAGACAGACCCGCTAACGGGTGAGCCAGCGCCCTATCTGCATGTGCGGGTTAATCTTGAGGCCCTGATCCATCGGAACGTGTTCTACCAGCTGGTCGATATGGCTGTCACCGAGACCCGGGATGGTCGGGATTGGCTGGGTGTCTGGAGCGGTGGACAGTTCTTCCCGATCGGGTTGTCTCCGGAGTAA
- a CDS encoding TetR/AcrR family transcriptional regulator: MQTEPRKIREFRRREQEILDTSLKLFLEEGEDSVTVEMIADAVGIGKGTIYKHFKSKSEIYLRLMLDYERDLNALLQAVDYDRDKDALSRAYFEYRMRDPKRYRLFSRLEEKVVKVNQLPTMIAELHAIRASNLNYLNQLVKGRIAEGKLEDVPPNFHVLAAWALVHGAVGLYHSPFWSEQMEDQERFFQFLMDIGVRMGNRRKRDSEQPAS, encoded by the coding sequence ATGCAGACAGAACCCCGCAAAATCAGAGAATTTCGCCGCCGAGAGCAGGAAATTCTCGATACTTCGCTCAAGCTGTTTCTTGAGGAAGGTGAAGACAGCGTCACGGTCGAAATGATCGCCGATGCAGTGGGCATCGGGAAAGGCACCATATACAAGCATTTCAAGTCCAAATCGGAAATCTATTTGCGACTGATGCTGGACTATGAGCGTGACTTGAATGCGCTATTGCAGGCAGTGGACTATGACCGCGACAAGGATGCTCTTTCGCGCGCGTACTTCGAATACCGCATGCGGGATCCCAAGCGTTACCGGTTGTTCTCCAGACTTGAAGAAAAGGTTGTCAAGGTAAACCAGTTACCGACCATGATTGCCGAGTTGCACGCGATCCGTGCCTCCAACCTGAACTACCTGAACCAGCTTGTGAAAGGCCGGATTGCCGAAGGGAAACTGGAGGACGTACCGCCCAATTTTCATGTGCTTGCGGCATGGGCGCTGGTGCATGGTGCGGTGGGCCTGTATCACTCGCCGTTCTGGAGTGAGCAGATGGAAGATCAGGAGCGATTCTTCCAGTTCCTCATGGACATCGGCGTGCGCATGGGTAACCGGCGCAAACGTGACAGCGAGCAACCCGCAAGCTGA
- a CDS encoding TatD family hydrolase — translation MLIDSHCHLDRLDLSAHEGSLDKALAAARARGVERFLCIGVSTANAAAVKSLAERYTDVYCTIGVHPLDTATDTVPALSWLLEELNHPRVVAIGETGLDYHYQPEAAQLQQESFRLHLEAAQITGKPVIVHTREARADTLGMLREADLPQAGVLHCFTEDWPTAAAALDMGFYISLSGIVTFRNADSLRDVARRVPADRLLVETDAPYLAPVPHRGKSNLPEYVRDVAEFIAQLRGVSYETITSQTGANFQRLFPLTVSGG, via the coding sequence ATGCTGATCGACTCCCACTGCCATCTCGATCGCCTTGACCTGTCAGCCCATGAAGGGTCGCTGGACAAGGCCCTTGCGGCGGCCAGAGCGCGGGGCGTCGAGCGATTTCTCTGTATCGGTGTCAGTACCGCTAACGCTGCAGCGGTCAAGTCGCTAGCCGAGCGTTATACCGATGTGTATTGCACCATCGGTGTGCACCCGCTGGATACCGCAACGGATACTGTTCCGGCTCTGAGCTGGTTGCTGGAAGAGTTGAATCACCCGCGCGTGGTCGCCATCGGTGAAACAGGTCTGGACTACCACTACCAGCCGGAAGCGGCACAGCTGCAGCAGGAATCCTTTCGCCTGCATCTGGAAGCGGCGCAGATCACTGGAAAACCGGTCATTGTGCATACCCGCGAAGCGCGGGCTGATACGCTTGGAATGTTGCGGGAAGCCGACTTGCCGCAGGCGGGGGTGTTGCACTGTTTCACCGAGGATTGGCCCACTGCAGCCGCTGCGCTGGATATGGGCTTTTACATATCGCTGTCGGGCATTGTCACCTTTCGCAACGCCGACTCGCTGCGCGACGTGGCCAGGCGCGTTCCGGCCGACCGCTTGCTGGTGGAAACCGATGCCCCTTATCTCGCCCCTGTGCCGCATCGTGGCAAATCGAACCTGCCTGAATATGTTCGCGATGTGGCGGAATTTATTGCCCAGCTGAGGGGTGTCAGTTACGAGACGATTACTAGCCAGACGGGAGCCAATTTTCAGCGTTTATTCCCGCTCACGGTATCTGGAGGCTGA
- a CDS encoding PilZ domain-containing protein, which translates to MSQSPNMSPRSGMLSLTIKDKSVLYAAYMPFIRNGGLFIPTNKNYKLGDEVFMLLSLMEEPEKIPVAGKVVWITPKGAQGSRAAGVGVQFNDGDPTARNKIETYLAGALKSDRPTHTM; encoded by the coding sequence ATGAGCCAGTCACCTAACATGAGTCCGCGTAGCGGCATGTTGTCTCTGACCATCAAGGACAAATCGGTGCTCTATGCGGCCTATATGCCTTTTATCAGAAATGGCGGTTTGTTCATTCCAACCAATAAAAACTACAAGCTGGGCGATGAAGTGTTCATGCTGCTCAGCCTGATGGAGGAGCCGGAGAAAATTCCGGTTGCCGGCAAGGTTGTCTGGATTACGCCGAAAGGTGCCCAGGGCAGCCGCGCTGCCGGGGTGGGGGTGCAGTTCAATGATGGCGACCCGACTGCCCGCAACAAGATAGAAACCTATCTGGCCGGCGCCCTGAAGTCGGATCGACCTACCCATACGATGTAA
- a CDS encoding DNA polymerase III subunit delta', producing the protein MLDIYPWQQTLWQQLVSRQQHAHAYLLQGPSGIGKRVLADQLAARLLCLQPQALSACGDCKSCHLLAAGSHPDLYVLQPEEVDKAIKVDQVRELVDFVVQTAHLAGRKVVVLEPAEAMNPNSANALLKSLEEPAGNTVMLLISHQPSRLLPTIKSRCVQQNCPLPGEAQSLAWIQEKHPQLSSQQAFELLALAGGSPLTALRLFDLDVVGLRAKVVEGIKKLLKQQVSPSQLAESWNAVPLPLLFDWFCDWSQVLLRYQLTADQAELGLEDMRAVLQYLAEKAAQSKVLVLQDWLLLQRQKVIGRANLNRNLLLEALLVQWASLPRPS; encoded by the coding sequence TTGCTTGATATTTATCCATGGCAGCAGACGCTCTGGCAGCAACTGGTGTCGCGCCAGCAACATGCCCATGCCTATCTGCTGCAAGGTCCTTCCGGTATCGGCAAGCGGGTGCTTGCCGATCAGCTGGCGGCACGCCTGCTATGCCTGCAGCCACAGGCGCTTTCTGCTTGCGGGGATTGCAAGTCCTGCCACTTGCTGGCGGCTGGCTCCCATCCGGATCTCTACGTGTTGCAGCCTGAAGAGGTGGATAAGGCGATCAAGGTTGATCAGGTGCGCGAACTGGTCGATTTTGTGGTGCAGACCGCCCATCTTGCAGGTCGCAAAGTGGTGGTGCTCGAACCTGCCGAAGCAATGAACCCGAATTCGGCCAACGCCCTGTTGAAAAGCCTGGAAGAGCCAGCTGGCAATACGGTGATGTTGTTGATCAGCCATCAGCCCAGCCGCTTGCTGCCTACCATCAAAAGTCGTTGCGTCCAGCAGAACTGTCCTTTGCCCGGCGAGGCACAAAGCCTGGCCTGGATACAGGAGAAACATCCGCAGCTAAGCAGTCAGCAAGCCTTCGAGCTGCTTGCCCTGGCCGGTGGCTCGCCGCTGACGGCTTTACGCTTGTTCGATCTGGATGTGGTCGGTTTGCGTGCAAAAGTGGTCGAGGGCATCAAGAAGCTGCTCAAGCAGCAGGTTTCGCCCAGTCAGCTGGCTGAAAGCTGGAATGCGGTTCCGTTGCCGTTGCTGTTTGACTGGTTTTGCGACTGGTCACAGGTATTGCTGCGCTATCAGCTCACCGCCGATCAGGCTGAGCTGGGTCTGGAAGATATGCGTGCGGTCTTGCAATACCTCGCCGAGAAGGCGGCGCAGTCGAAAGTGCTGGTGCTGCAGGATTGGTTGCTGTTGCAGCGGCAAAAGGTCATAGGTCGCGCCAACCTCAATCGGAATCTGTTGCTCGAGGCATTGCTCGTGCAGTGGGCAAGCCTCCCTCGTCCGAGCTAG
- the tmk gene encoding dTMP kinase produces MSGLFITLEGPEGAGKSTNREYLAECLRARGIEVLLTREPGGTPLAERIRELLLAPSDEPMCADAELLLMFAARAQHLQAVIRPALRKGSVVLCDRFTDATYAYQGGGRGVSFERIGILEDFVQGALRPDLTLVFDLPVEVGLSRAATRGRLDRFEQEGRGFFEAVRNTYLQRAAAAPSRYRVIDAGQDLARVQQALDQLLPELLERCLA; encoded by the coding sequence GTGAGCGGTCTGTTTATTACCCTGGAAGGGCCGGAAGGCGCTGGCAAAAGCACCAATCGTGAGTATCTGGCTGAATGCCTGCGGGCACGTGGTATCGAAGTGTTGCTCACCCGTGAACCCGGAGGTACCCCTCTGGCAGAACGCATTCGCGAATTGCTGCTGGCACCTTCAGACGAGCCCATGTGCGCTGATGCCGAGTTGCTGTTGATGTTTGCTGCCCGCGCCCAGCATCTGCAGGCGGTGATCCGACCGGCCTTGCGCAAGGGCTCGGTGGTCTTGTGTGATCGTTTTACCGATGCGACCTACGCCTATCAGGGCGGCGGCAGAGGGGTGTCGTTCGAGCGTATCGGGATTCTTGAGGATTTCGTTCAGGGGGCATTGCGCCCGGATCTGACGCTGGTTTTTGATTTGCCGGTTGAGGTCGGCTTGAGCCGGGCTGCCACGCGAGGCCGGCTGGACCGTTTTGAACAGGAAGGGCGCGGATTTTTCGAGGCGGTACGCAATACCTATCTGCAGCGTGCCGCCGCCGCACCCTCGCGCTACCGGGTGATCGATGCAGGTCAGGACCTGGCACGGGTGCAACAGGCACTGGATCAGCTGTTGCCCGAGTTGCTGGAGCGTTGCCTTGCTTGA
- the mltG gene encoding endolytic transglycosylase MltG, with translation MRKLLLLLQTGLLLAGLLLLACIWLQRQALQQPLQISGEYLLDVSPGATPGGLLNRLETEQVLTGAFWLRQYWRFNLDEISLHSGEYRLLKGMTARDLLSLWQRAEVVQYSVAFIEGWNFRQLRAALAQQEKLEQTLTELSDQQVMAAVGWPDAHPEGWFFPDTYKYVRGMRDVDLLEQAARRQQQVLAEEWQERAPDLPYSDPYEALIMASLIEKETGVGAEREQISGVFVRRLRLNMLLQTDPTVIYGLGERYKGNLTRANLREASAYNTYLNPGLPPTPIALAGREAIHAALHPADGESLYFVARGDGSHVFSKTLSEHNKAVREYQLKRRADYRSSPAPKSTKETQ, from the coding sequence ATGCGCAAATTACTGTTGTTACTGCAGACCGGATTACTGTTGGCAGGCTTGCTTCTGCTCGCCTGCATCTGGTTGCAGCGGCAGGCACTGCAGCAGCCGTTACAGATCAGCGGCGAGTATCTGCTCGACGTTTCTCCCGGCGCCACACCCGGCGGTTTGTTGAATCGGCTTGAAACCGAGCAGGTTTTGACTGGTGCCTTCTGGTTGCGTCAGTACTGGCGCTTCAATCTTGACGAAATATCCCTGCACAGTGGCGAGTATCGGCTGCTCAAAGGCATGACGGCTCGGGACCTGCTGAGTCTGTGGCAGCGCGCCGAAGTGGTGCAGTACAGCGTGGCGTTTATCGAGGGGTGGAATTTTCGCCAGTTGCGCGCTGCGTTGGCTCAACAAGAGAAGCTCGAGCAAACCCTGACTGAACTCAGTGACCAGCAGGTGATGGCGGCGGTTGGTTGGCCGGATGCGCATCCCGAAGGCTGGTTTTTCCCTGATACGTACAAGTATGTGCGCGGCATGCGAGACGTCGATCTGCTGGAGCAGGCGGCCAGGCGCCAGCAACAGGTTCTGGCCGAAGAGTGGCAGGAGCGCGCGCCGGATTTGCCATACAGCGATCCCTATGAGGCGCTGATAATGGCCTCCCTGATCGAAAAAGAGACCGGTGTAGGCGCTGAGCGCGAGCAGATTTCCGGTGTTTTTGTGCGGCGCTTGCGGCTGAATATGCTGCTACAGACGGATCCGACGGTCATTTATGGGCTGGGTGAACGCTACAAGGGCAACCTTACGCGGGCCAATCTGCGTGAGGCGAGTGCCTATAACACCTACCTGAACCCGGGACTGCCACCCACTCCCATTGCGCTCGCCGGTCGCGAGGCCATCCACGCGGCTTTGCACCCGGCTGATGGGGAATCCCTGTATTTTGTCGCCCGCGGGGATGGCAGCCATGTATTCTCGAAAACCCTGAGCGAACACAATAAAGCCGTGCGTGAATATCAACTCAAACGCAGAGCGGATTACCGATCCAGTCCGGCGCCAAAATCAACCAAGGAAACCCAGTGA